TTATATACGGTTTTTCTCTTGGTAAAATTAAACTTATTACAAATAAAATAGAAAAAAAATTTTCAAAAAACAAAAAAAGAAATGTCAATATAGATCCTGGATTTATTTCTCTCGCAAACTTATGCTTAGCAACAACTAAAAATTTTTCACATAGAATACCATTAAATCAAAAAATTTATGCAGAAGTAACTTTAATTTATAGAAACAAAAAGTTCAACATTTTACCATGGACATATCCTGACTATAAAGATGAAAAAAATTTTATTCATTTTGAAAATATAAGAAATATATTAAAAAACCAATTAAAATTAAAAAACTAAAACTTTTTAAGGAGGAAAATATGTCATTAAAGAACAATATAATTCTTACTATTATTATTATTTTGTTTATTTTTATATTTATTATGTTTGTTGCTAATCCTTTCGTTATTATTAAATATGGAGAAGCTGTAGTTGTTGAAAACAGAATTATTGGGACTATTAGAAAAATTACAAAACCAGGTTTTCATTTTCTTGTTCCTTTTATGGAAGTCTATCAAAAATATAATTTAAAAGTACAATCTTACACCATGGTAGCAATAAAGGATGAAGTTGATAAGTCAAAGGATGATGCTTTAGAAGTTCTAACCTCAGATGGACAACCAGCTTGGTTAGATATTTCTGTTTTATATAGATATGACCCAGAGAAATTAATAGATTTTCATAAAAGTTTTAATGAAAAAACTTTTGTAGAAAATATTCTAAGACCAATTTTAAGAAGCTCAATAAGAAACATTATCTCTAAATATTCATCAATAGAACTATATTCATCAAATCCTGAAGATATTGCAAAGACACTCGGTAAACCTTTGAATGAATTAACGAAACAATACATAGGAAGAATTGGGATCCAAAATGAGATTTTTGAGACATTAAAAAAAGAACTTGCAGATAAATATATTATACTTGATGATTTTAAAATAAGAAATGTTAAATTCTCAGAAATGTACCAAAAAGCTATTGAAGAAAAACAAATAGCTCAACAACAGGTTGAAAAAGCAGAAAGAGAAAAACAGAGAATTATTATCGAATCTGAAGCATATAGAGAATCAGTACTCATTAAAGCTAAAGCAGATTCAGAAGCAATTGCACTTATAGGTGAAATGCTAAGAAGATATCCTAATTACATAACTTATTCATATGTCCAAAAAATTGCTGATGATATAAAAATTATTATTACTAACGAAAAAGCAATATTAAATTTAAGTCAATTTTTAACAGAATAGGTACTTAAAGTATTAGTTTTCATTATCAGTTTTTTTTATAGATCCCTTTATAAAATTTAGTAAGTCTTTTTTAGATTTTTCTAATTCTTTATCTATTTTTTTTATTAAATTTTTTTCTTCATATAAACCAAAATTCGAATTTGACCAATTTTTTAATATATTTAGTTCACTATAAGAAAAATAAATTTCAGATTCTCCTTTATTGTTTTTTATTTTATCTAACTTCTGGAAAATAGAATTTTCTTCACCTATATAAAAAATATTATCCCCAAACCTGTTTTTAGTATTTTCATCATACCATCTTAAAATTATTTTTACTTCTATATTATTTAAAATCATAATCAATACACTTTTAAATAATTAATAAAACTTAATATAAAAATTTATTAAACAAAATATTTATTTAAGCTTTATTATTAAAACATTTAATTGGTAAAACTTAGAAAACATTTTTGTTATAATTATTTTAAATACAATATAAATGTTGTTCCTATATTTTTTTTATAATTTATTTCAATTACTATATTATAAACTTTACAAATTTTTTTTACTATTTCAAGACCATATCCGTGTATTTTGTCAAAATCCTTTTCATCCCTCTCTATTCTTTTAATATTATTAAGAAAAATATTTTTTAATTTTTCTTCATCAAAACTGTTTCCATTATCATTAACTATTATAACATATTTAATTTTATCTTCTTCATAATTTATTCCATTGCTATAAATAAATTTATTTAATTGACTCAATTCTAAATTTTGTTTTATTTGATTAAATTTATCTTTATTTTGGTACTCCAATAGAAAAATTTTAACAATTTTTTCCAGTTTATTATTATGAATAATAGAATTCTTTAATAAATTTTCAATAAGGGATCTTAAATGGTTTTTTGAAATTTTATAATACAAATCTTTCCCTAAATCATATTCAATAAAAATACTATTATTTTCAAAATATTTCTGCACTTTTTTTATACATATTTCAATTTCAGATGTTATATTAATATTTTCTACAATTTCGTTTGAATAAGATATATTCCTTGAATATTTATTTATTTCATTAATTAACTCTGTTATTCTCTCTATTTCAGAATCTATCTCATTTAAAGTTTTAATATCAAGCTTAATAACTCCATCATATATTCCATAAATATAAGATTTTATTATATTTATGGGAGTAGTAATATCATGAGTTATACTTTTAATCATACTTTTTAAATATTCTTCTTCATTTTTTAATTTGCAAGCTAATTTGTTGAATTCTTCTATTAAAAGCCCAAGTTCATCGTTTCTCTTTTCATTTAAATTAACATCATAATCTCCTCCTGCTAATTTAATTGTCTGCTTTG
This genomic window from Spirochaetota bacterium contains:
- a CDS encoding DUF4416 family protein, producing MLKVKLFCGILINNLILKDKLIKILQKKFGKIDYISEPYIFNYTDYYNNEMGNQIYRFYVSFEKLIYGFSLGKIKLITNKIEKKFSKNKKRNVNIDPGFISLANLCLATTKNFSHRIPLNQKIYAEVTLIYRNKKFNILPWTYPDYKDEKNFIHFENIRNILKNQLKLKN
- a CDS encoding prohibitin family protein, with the translated sequence MSLKNNIILTIIIILFIFIFIMFVANPFVIIKYGEAVVVENRIIGTIRKITKPGFHFLVPFMEVYQKYNLKVQSYTMVAIKDEVDKSKDDALEVLTSDGQPAWLDISVLYRYDPEKLIDFHKSFNEKTFVENILRPILRSSIRNIISKYSSIELYSSNPEDIAKTLGKPLNELTKQYIGRIGIQNEIFETLKKELADKYIILDDFKIRNVKFSEMYQKAIEEKQIAQQQVEKAEREKQRIIIESEAYRESVLIKAKADSEAIALIGEMLRRYPNYITYSYVQKIADDIKIIITNEKAILNLSQFLTE
- a CDS encoding ATP-binding protein, which produces MKNIKIPIFFKLFFAINLFLLVFIILSYNLFIFLIEKEFGLFLLNNINEQKQKFIQSIESVIVEIDNQIKAYFLKNDFMLSITKDNDLIKEKVLKINKIINESYFVVSLNIFLNRRLLYFYAKSDTIKLPFPWPPEFIDEMRKNDFRNENDFIKRARKAIKDRFFSEYFNPLKQPTPPKLKKGFILENFTLRFNNRFYIINYIIYNEDGKKFLSRLKTYFVYIYIILVILSVPLIYLITKNFSNSIRKIAKQTIKLAGGDYDVNLNEKRNDELGLLIEEFNKLACKLKNEEEYLKSMIKSITHDITTPINIIKSYIYGIYDGVIKLDIKTLNEIDSEIERITELINEINKYSRNISYSNEIVENINITSEIEICIKKVQKYFENNSIFIEYDLGKDLYYKISKNHLRSLIENLLKNSIIHNNKLEKIVKIFLLEYQNKDKFNQIKQNLELSQLNKFIYSNGINYEEDKIKYVIIVNDNGNSFDEEKLKNIFLNNIKRIERDEKDFDKIHGYGLEIVKKICKVYNIVIEINYKKNIGTTFILYLK